One genomic segment of Candidatus Poseidoniia archaeon includes these proteins:
- the uppS gene encoding polyprenyl diphosphate synthase has protein sequence MFFRLGRLLGPVYSLYQKRLVRNLRKEPLPHHLAVIMDGNRRFAEQLGLAPFEGHLRGRGKLEEMMEWCQELGIRVLTVYAFSTENLDRPKEELETLMNLFADAFRQVGDDPRIHGSRVRVCALGHRELLPERVRDAIAYAEEKTAHYKDYRYNIAVAYGGRQEIIQAMRQLARKVQAGELAPDEIDTEMVSRHLYTGDLPDPDLILRTSGEERVSNFLLWQLAYSEFYFADVYWPALRKVDFLRAIRAYQQRQRRRGR, from the coding sequence GTGTTCTTCAGGCTGGGGCGACTGCTGGGGCCGGTCTATTCGCTCTACCAGAAACGACTGGTGCGCAACCTGCGTAAGGAGCCGCTGCCGCACCATCTGGCGGTCATCATGGACGGCAACCGCCGCTTCGCCGAGCAGCTTGGCCTCGCGCCGTTCGAAGGCCATCTGCGCGGGCGTGGCAAGCTGGAGGAGATGATGGAGTGGTGCCAGGAACTGGGCATTCGCGTCCTGACGGTCTACGCCTTTTCGACCGAGAACCTCGACCGCCCGAAGGAAGAGCTCGAGACGCTAATGAATCTCTTCGCCGACGCGTTCCGGCAGGTGGGCGACGACCCCCGTATCCACGGCAGCCGCGTGCGGGTCTGCGCGCTGGGGCACCGCGAGCTGCTGCCGGAGCGGGTGCGCGATGCAATCGCGTACGCCGAGGAAAAGACGGCGCACTACAAAGATTACCGCTACAACATCGCCGTCGCCTACGGTGGCCGCCAGGAAATCATCCAGGCGATGCGCCAGCTGGCACGCAAGGTGCAGGCAGGAGAACTGGCGCCCGACGAGATTGATACCGAAATGGTCTCGCGCCACCTCTACACCGGCGACCTGCCCGACCCCGACCTGATCCTGCGCACCTCGGGCGAGGAGCGGGTCAGCAATTTCCTGCTGTGGCAGCTCGCCTACTCGGAGTTCTACTTTGCCGACGTCTACTGGCCGGCGCTGCGCAAGGTGGACTTCCTGCGCGCCATCCGTGCCTACCAGCAGCGGCAGCGACGGCGCGGCCGCTAA
- a CDS encoding PKD domain-containing protein — MKKLSLIILLLLLVAGAGAGAGYWFLVLEADDGDEEEQVNHTPTARIVMEPANGKVGVGEELSLSGHLSSDSDGDPLVYNWDFGDGNTSSGLMTTYTWEAEGSYSVTLTVSDPANATDSDIVQVTVSSDSSAYTDERSGGVQCQLTGGGCNSEEQQFPVEADSTRVELGWNLTDERTLTTSEVSISVFNGTGDEIFNNTYNEGSFSVEFSGGQVDSVGDWIWRIEATAGAMSYELSIRVEY, encoded by the coding sequence GTGAAGAAGCTGAGCCTGATAATCCTGCTGCTGCTCCTCGTCGCCGGCGCTGGCGCTGGCGCAGGATACTGGTTCCTTGTCCTCGAGGCTGACGATGGCGACGAGGAGGAACAGGTCAACCACACCCCCACCGCCAGGATTGTGATGGAGCCGGCCAACGGTAAGGTCGGGGTTGGCGAGGAACTTTCACTATCGGGTCACCTCTCAAGCGATTCCGACGGTGACCCGCTAGTCTACAACTGGGATTTCGGCGACGGCAATACTTCTTCGGGACTGATGACCACCTACACTTGGGAAGCGGAGGGTAGCTACTCGGTAACCCTCACCGTCAGCGACCCTGCCAACGCGACTGATTCAGATATCGTGCAGGTGACGGTTTCCAGCGACTCGAGCGCCTACACTGATGAACGCTCGGGCGGTGTCCAGTGCCAGCTTACTGGGGGCGGCTGCAACTCCGAAGAGCAGCAGTTCCCGGTCGAGGCCGATAGCACGCGGGTAGAGCTGGGCTGGAACCTGACTGACGAGCGCACCCTCACCACTTCGGAGGTGAGCATTTCCGTCTTCAACGGTACCGGCGATGAGATTTTCAACAACACCTACAACGAGGGCAGTTTCTCAGTGGAGTTCTCTGGTGGGCAGGTCGATAGTGTTGGTGACTGGATCTGGCGTATCGAGGCTACCGCGGGCGCGATGTCCTACGAGCTCTCGATTCGCGTCGAGTACTAG
- a CDS encoding 30S ribosomal protein S4 has protein sequence MGDPRFPRKHYDTPSHPWQKERIEKESALVHQYGLKNKREIWKAGTRVRQMRQQARKLTATASEQAQKERRLLLGRLDRLGLLDRGSDLEDVLRMDVEKLLDRRLQTQVYLQGLASTPKQSRQLITHGHITIDGAVARVPGMLVTRMQEKQIAYFSGSPLMSDLHPVRPKPRTDADFDTEPAEDEAPAAPAAEEKAKASDEKQAEAPAGAGSDAAVATSTDEAKPKAKKTAAKKKEKPAAKAEKSAAKKSAKPAPKAASEEKK, from the coding sequence ATGGGCGACCCGAGATTTCCCCGCAAGCATTACGATACTCCATCGCACCCCTGGCAGAAGGAGCGCATCGAGAAGGAGAGTGCGCTGGTCCACCAGTACGGACTCAAGAACAAGCGCGAAATCTGGAAGGCCGGTACAAGGGTGCGGCAGATGCGACAGCAGGCACGAAAACTCACCGCCACCGCCTCGGAGCAGGCGCAGAAGGAACGCAGGCTGTTGCTCGGCCGACTAGACCGGCTCGGACTGCTCGACCGCGGTTCCGACCTGGAGGACGTGCTGCGCATGGATGTCGAAAAGCTGCTTGACCGGCGACTACAAACGCAAGTTTACCTGCAGGGACTCGCTTCTACACCGAAACAGTCACGGCAACTGATTACGCACGGCCACATCACCATCGATGGCGCCGTAGCACGGGTTCCCGGCATGCTGGTCACCCGCATGCAGGAGAAGCAGATTGCCTACTTCAGCGGCTCGCCGCTCATGAGCGACCTCCACCCGGTCCGGCCCAAGCCGCGCACCGACGCCGATTTCGACACAGAGCCGGCAGAGGACGAGGCACCAGCGGCCCCGGCAGCGGAAGAGAAGGCTAAAGCCTCCGACGAGAAACAGGCGGAAGCACCGGCAGGCGCCGGAAGCGATGCCGCAGTCGCGACCTCAACCGACGAGGCGAAGCCAAAGGCGAAGAAGACTGCTGCTAAAAAGAAGGAAAAACCCGCTGCAAAGGCTGAAAAATCAGCGGCTAAAAAATCAGCTAAACCTGCCCCGAAGGCCGCCAGCGAGGAGAAGAAATGA
- a CDS encoding 30S ribosomal protein S13, whose translation MAEDSEFKYIVRIAETDIPGEQKLAYALPSIKGIGQRISNALISQLKLNPARPAGELDDEDVARLEEAIRSAAGSVPAWLTNRQRDYDSGEDMHQVSIELKMTQEEDINRLKKIKCYRGVRHASGHKVRGQRTYSNGRHGLALGVSRKKISK comes from the coding sequence TTGGCCGAAGATAGCGAATTCAAATACATAGTCCGCATTGCAGAAACGGACATCCCCGGAGAGCAGAAGCTGGCGTATGCGTTGCCCTCCATCAAAGGCATTGGGCAGCGCATCAGCAACGCGCTGATTAGCCAGCTGAAACTTAACCCTGCGCGACCGGCTGGAGAGCTGGATGACGAGGACGTCGCCCGACTGGAAGAGGCCATTCGCAGCGCTGCCGGAAGCGTCCCGGCCTGGCTCACGAACCGGCAACGGGACTATGACTCGGGCGAGGACATGCATCAGGTAAGCATAGAGCTGAAGATGACACAGGAAGAAGACATTAATCGACTAAAGAAAATCAAGTGCTATCGCGGCGTACGGCACGCCTCGGGGCATAAGGTCCGCGGCCAGCGCACATACTCCAACGGACGACATGGTCTGGCTCTGGGCGTCAGCCGCAAGAAGATTAGTAAGTAG
- a CDS encoding RsmD family RNA methyltransferase → MAGEWVFELGGEQPQLAHAELDELLTAAGCAPAFTEADGLRLRCTLAQPPPTGLLARLGMVRSGGEFAAAGSLTELETAAVAIDLGGARFAVRCAPGALNPQAVNRRLGAALAKHGRVDLEQPEITVRVFQGDALELMLEREPTGYRRCLEHHLNRRPRFAPVSLPPRLARAMVNLALPSGAAAGAAAGAEGDTAVAAPTGDGQLLDPFCGTGGLLIEAADCGLAASGGDFDGEMVAATRENLQHFGFAAELEQGDAAAVVQRVRPAAIATDPPYGRSASTAREPLSELLARFGAACAEALPAGGRLVLALPDPALLPQAGFSELFRCEWYVHGSLTRHLLLLERD, encoded by the coding sequence ATGGCAGGCGAGTGGGTCTTCGAGCTGGGCGGCGAGCAGCCGCAACTGGCGCACGCCGAGCTCGATGAACTGCTGACGGCGGCCGGCTGTGCGCCCGCTTTCACCGAGGCAGACGGCCTGCGGCTGCGCTGCACCCTCGCACAGCCGCCACCGACCGGGCTGCTGGCGCGGCTGGGGATGGTGCGCAGCGGCGGCGAATTCGCCGCCGCTGGCTCGCTGACGGAGCTGGAAACGGCGGCGGTCGCCATCGACTTGGGCGGCGCGCGTTTTGCGGTGCGCTGCGCGCCCGGTGCGCTCAACCCGCAGGCGGTCAACCGGCGGCTCGGTGCCGCGCTGGCGAAGCACGGCCGCGTCGACCTCGAGCAGCCTGAAATCACGGTGCGCGTTTTCCAAGGCGACGCGCTCGAGTTAATGCTCGAGCGCGAGCCGACCGGCTACCGCCGCTGCCTCGAACATCACCTGAACCGGCGGCCGCGCTTTGCGCCGGTCTCGCTGCCGCCACGGCTGGCGCGTGCGATGGTAAATCTGGCGCTCCCGTCAGGCGCTGCGGCAGGCGCTGCGGCAGGCGCCGAAGGCGATACTGCAGTCGCGGCCCCAACAGGCGACGGGCAACTGCTCGACCCGTTCTGCGGCACCGGGGGGTTGCTGATTGAGGCGGCCGACTGCGGGCTGGCGGCGAGCGGCGGCGACTTCGACGGCGAGATGGTCGCCGCGACGCGCGAAAACCTGCAGCACTTTGGCTTCGCTGCGGAACTGGAGCAGGGCGACGCGGCCGCCGTGGTGCAGCGCGTGCGGCCGGCGGCAATCGCGACCGACCCGCCCTACGGCCGCTCCGCGTCGACCGCGCGCGAGCCGCTCAGTGAGCTGCTCGCGCGCTTCGGCGCCGCCTGCGCGGAGGCGCTGCCGGCCGGCGGGCGGCTGGTGCTGGCGCTGCCCGATCCGGCGCTGCTGCCGCAGGCGGGCTTCAGCGAGCTGTTCCGCTGCGAGTGGTATGTCCACGGGTCGCTGACGCGGCACCTGCTGCTGCTCGAGCGCGACTAG